From Phaeodactylum tricornutum CCAP 1055/1 chromosome 23, whole genome shotgun sequence, one genomic window encodes:
- a CDS encoding predicted protein — MTFSAISNKSTPLTNGTAAQSPTVVRNTDSDQERSQQSSTISPVPADEEVTSQTSLSNAPFLADEALDFSGVPLKTASKKMVRFDCVASSANDDCVRRNGLTGEQDDQDHMEEELEHQGNDSSRSQNCSIPKTKSKRSLQQAQVLLQRVSRGSIARRRKSPPPANMTALDCIKLQLDRMEAKIQKSAVLELALLNQSKTIREQRTAYQRRYEKMARDYGELVQAAHPDQKHVVQPGMPHELPPTFPGNRATMKST; from the coding sequence ATGACTTTCTCTGCCATTAGCAACAAATCTACCCCCTTGACTAACGGGACAGCTGCTCAGAGTCCCACGGTGGTTAGGAATACCGACAGTGATCAAGAGCGATCGCAACAATCCTCGACAATCTCTCCGGTCCCCGCCGATGAAGAAGTGACATCTCAGACGAGTCTATCCAACGCACCGTTTTTGGCTGACGAGGCTTTGGACTTCTCCGGTGTGCCTCTCAAGACAGCCAGCAAAAAGATGGTACGCTTCGACTGCGTGGCCAGCAGTGCCAACGATGATTGCGTTAGAAGAAATGGCTTGACGGGAGAACAAGATGACCAGGATCACATGgaggaagaattggaacaTCAAGGCAACGACTCATCCCGTTCTCAaaattgcagtattcccAAGACAAAAAGCAAGCGCTCCTTGCAACAGGCCCAGGTTCTTCTGCAGAGAGTGTCTCGCGGCAGCATTGCCCGTCGCCGTAAGAGTCCACCACCCGCCAACATGACGGCCCTCGACTGTATCAAGCTTCAACTGGATCGGATGGAAGCAAAAATACAGAAATCGGCCGTGTTGGAACTCGCCTTGTTGAATCAATCCAAGACTATTCGTGAACAGCGGACGGCCTACCAGAGAAGGTACGAGAAAATGGCCCGGGACTATGGTGAACTCGTCCAAGCAGCGCATCCCGATCAGAAGCACGTGGTACAGCCTGGTATGCCGCACGAGTTACCGCCCACATTTCCCGGGAATCGCGCTACCATGAAGTCCACGTAA
- a CDS encoding predicted protein encodes MYSRPGLAFLCLWAITDAYNVLIIGGTRFSGAALWKELYDRGHTVTVYNRGKTPAQAVVRESVDDFDARIRAATFLQGDRQDPEQLRRLIDPDRYDYVYDMNAREEPDTKPLASLFVGHSQLKQYVFMSSAGVYLLSDEMPHLETDAVDANSRHKGKLESEACLQALGIPWCSFRPTYICGPGNYNPVERYFFERLEAGRPVCVPSHGQHLTGLGHVEDLAVAMANVVDRHTVTTGKTYNVQNRQAITFDGVVRTAAAVTGRARDSVEIVHYDPGTVEFPAGAKAFPMRPQHFFCGVERAVQDLEWTPRFDTVEAILRDSYENDFVLLRDSGGLRDDFVCDDIVLQKIQGVSKAAAEGASV; translated from the coding sequence ATGTATTCTCGTCCAGGTTTGGCTTTCCTCTGTTTGTGGGCGATTACGGACGCCTACAATGTATTAATTATTGGCGGTACGCGTTTTTCGGGAGCAGCGTTGTGGAAGGAACTGTACGATCGTGGACACACCGTGACGGTCTACAATCGAGGAAAGACTCCGGCACAAGCCGTGGTACGGGAAAGTGTCGACGATTTTGACGCCCGTATCCGTGCAGCCACCTTTCTCCAGGGCGATCGGCAGGATCCGGAACAGCTCCGACGTCTTATCGATCCGGACCGGTACGACTATGTGTACGACATGAACGCGCGGGAAGAACCCGACACGAAACCTTTGGCGTCACTCTTCGTCGGTCATAGCCAACTGAAACAGTACGTATTCATGAGTTCCGCCGGCGTGTATCTGTTGTCGGACGAAATGCCGCACTTGGAAACCGACGCGGTGGACGCCAACTCCCGTCACAAGGGCAAACTGGAATCGGAAGCCTGTTTACAAGCTTTAGGTATTCCGTGGTGCAGTTTCCGTCCGACGTACATTTGCGGGCCGGGCAATTACAATCCCGTAGAGCGTTACTTTTTCGAACGTCTCGAGGCCGGTCGTCCGGTGTGCGTTCCATCGCACGGCCAGCACTTGACTGGTCTCGGACACGTGGAGGACTTGGCCGTGGCCATGGCCAACGTGGTGGACCGACACACCGTGACGACGGGGAAAACGTACAACGTGCAAAACAGGCAGGCAATCACGTTCGACGGGGTAGTCCGGACGGCCGCGGCAGTCACGGGGCGAGCGCGGGATTCCGTAGAGATTGTCCACTACGATCCGGGGACCGTGGAGTTTCCTGCCGGTGCCAAGGCGTTCCCGATGCGTCCCCAACACTTCTTTTGTGGCGTGGAACGCGCCGTACAGGATTTGGAATGGACCCCCCGATTCGATACGGTGGAAGCCATTTTGCGGGATTCGTACGAGAACGATTTTGTGTTACTGCGCGATTCCGGGGGCTTACGCGACGACTTTGTGTGTGACGATATTGTACTACAAAAGATTCAGggcgtttccaaagcagctGCGGAGGGAGCGAGCGTTTGA
- a CDS encoding predicted protein: MTSSSSSNGASTRTMKKIGTPTKSTDLDWSGGEGVLPGRAALGPIFLMSVTPVFSIVFFHVCANMKGNFLAFGQQCLRDGLGATITAIWPDPWDAVAWKMILSFMAFQLLLMKVIPGDRFEATLTPKGNRPVYIANGMACYLTTLAVLVLLDLTQAFNPATIYDKFGNILSSMNVFAWCFCLGLLVKGHVAPSSSDSGTNGSWITDFYWGMELYPRVLGWDVKMFTNCRCGMMFWAVAIVAFCYKNMELHGGHLQYGMAVSVALQLIYIFKFFHWEMGYMCSMDIQHDRAGYYICWGCLVWVPAVYTSQAFYLTAHAPELSTLTALAIFIAGFVCVWSNYDSDHQRYIFRQTNGDCRIWGRQPDKIVAKYVANGVAKESLLLVDGWWKISRHFHYVPEILASFFWSVSALDTGLVGPYFYVVFLTILLTDRAFRDDDRCRKKYGKYWTEYCEVVPYKIVPGVV, translated from the coding sequence ATGACCTCCTCTAGCTCCAGCAACGGCGCGAGTACgcggacgatgaagaagatcgGAACGCCGACGAAATCGACGGACCTGGACTGGTCCGGCGGTGAGGGTGTACTGCCAGGACGCGCAGCACTGGGTCCGATCTTTCTCATGAGTGTCACTCCCGTCTTCTCCATTGTCTTTTTTCACGTGTGCGCCAACATGAAGGGAAATTTCCTCGCCTTTGGACAGCAGTGTCTGCGGGACGGATTGGGCGCCACAATCACGGCCATTTGGCCCGATCCGTGGGACGCAGTCGCGTGGAAAATGATCCTTTCCTTCATGGCCTTTCAGCTTCTCCTCATGAAGGTGATTCCGGGAGATCGTTTCGAAGCGACACTCACGCCCAAAGGCAATCGTCCCGTCTACATCGCCAACGGAATGGCCTGCTACCTCACCACTCTCGCGGTACTCGTGTTGTTGGATCTCACCCAGGCCTTTAACCCCGCCACCATTTACGACAAATTCGGCAACATTTTGTCCTCCATGAATGTCTTTGCCTGGTGTTTTTGCTTGGGACTGCTTGTCAAGGGTCACGTCGCCCCATCGAGTTCCGATTCCGGTACCAACGGCTCCTGGATTACCGACTTTTACTGGGGCATGGAACTCTACCCGCGCGTGCTCGGTTGGGACGTCAAGATGTTCACCAATTGCCGCTGCGGAATGATGTTTTGGGCCGTTGCGATTGTTGCCTTTTGCTACAAAAACATGGAGTTGCACGGTGGACACTTGCAGTACGGCATGGCCGTTAGTGTGGCTCTACAACTCATTTACATTTTCAAGTTCTTTCACTGGGAAATGGGATACATGTGCTCCATGGACATTCAGCACGATCGGGCCGGTTACTATATTTGCTGGGGTTGTCTCGTCTGGGTTCCCGCCGTCTACACCTCACAGGCCTTTTACTTGACGGCACACGCACCGGAACTGTCCACACTCACGGCCCTCGCTATTTTCATCGCCGGCTTTGTCTGCGTCTGGAGCAACTACGACTCCGATCACCAGCGCTACATCTTCCGACAAACCAACGGGGATTGCCGTATCTGGGGACGCCAGCCGGACAAAATTGTGGCCAAATACGTCGCCAACGGCGTCGCGAAAGAATCTCTTCTACTGGTGGACGGGTGGTGGAAAATCTCGCGTCACTTTCACTACGTTCCGGAAATTCTGGCCAGCTTCTTTTGGTCCGTCTCGGCGTTGGATACAGGCTTGGTGGGACCCTACTTTTATGTCGTCTTCTTGACCATTCTGCTCACCGATCGGGCCTTTCGGGACGATGATCGCTGTCGCAAAAAGTACGGCAAGTACTGGACCGAGTACTGCGAAGTTGTGCCTTACAAGATTGTACCCGGTGTCGTCTGA